Proteins encoded in a region of the Capra hircus breed San Clemente chromosome 3, ASM170441v1, whole genome shotgun sequence genome:
- the CIART gene encoding circadian-associated transcriptional repressor isoform X1 gives MLVSDSLALLFLRLQVPIFGYSGSCSPDPASEPMDSPSSVSSYSSYSLSSSFSTSPVNSDFGSPSDSEGEDKWAHGPKPDTVGQKEGSRPSPGPIRCRQRPKVSSNQHIASHLEQRGLASSMSGSGVKRSRDGELETCINIQGCTTEGDLLFAQKCKELQGFIPPLTDLLKGLKMGRFERGLSTFQQSVAMDRIQRILGVLKKPQMGERYLGTLLQVEGMLKTWFPHIAAQKSSLGSSRHQLTKYFPSHHSYPAASSPAPSMEKMDQSQLGQLVLKPKQSWHLTEWPAMNLTWIHTTPICNPPLSSPGTISFSHGPLGTGTSIGVILFLQHGVQPLTYSAPITPVPSTTASPVIPGNHQKLSVEGSHYHNLLVTLPSNCSCAPSPPGLPTLTREMTTGQLEQMRGHPPVAPAVHPLDP, from the exons ATGCTGGTTTCAGACTCCCTCGCTTTGCTCTTTCTTCGGTTGCAGGTCCCGATCTTTGGGTACTCCGGGAGCTGCTCTCCAGACCCTGCTTCTGAACCTATGGATTCTCCATCTAGCGTTTCTTCCTATTCTTCCTACTCTCTTTCGTCCTCTTTTTCCACCTCCCCAGTGAACAGTGACTTTGGCTCCCCCTCCGATAGTGAGGGGGAGGACAAGTGGGCTCATGGCCCCAAGCCAGACACTGTTGGGCAGAAGGAAGGTTCTCGGCCCAGCCCTGGTCCTATCCGCTGCAGGCAACGACCCAAGGTTTCCAGTAACCAACATATAGCATCTCACTTGGAACAGCGGGGCTTGGCTTCTTCTATGTCAGGATCTGGGGTCAAAAGATCAAGAGATGGTGAATTGGAGACCTGTATAAACATCCAGGGTTGTACCACAGAAGGAGACCTGCTCTTTGCTCAGAAG TGTAAAGAGCTCCAAGGATTCATACCCCCTCTCACAGACCTACTGAAGGGGCTGAAGATGGGTCGATTTGAGAGAG GATTGAGCACTTTCCAGCAGAGCGTGGCAATGGACAGGATCCAGCGTATCTTAGGAGTTTTGAAGAAGCCACAGATGGG AGAGCGTTATCTAGGAACTCTGTTACAGGTGGAAGGAATGTTAAAGACTTGGTTTCCTCATATAGCTGCCCAGAAGTCATCATTGGGTAGTAGCAGGCACCAGCTGACCAAG TATTTTCCAAGCCACCACAGTTATCCAGCTGCTTCCTCTCCTGCACCTTCCATGGAAAAGATGGACCAGTCACAGCTAGGACAGCTAGTATTAAAACCAAAGCAGTCTTGGCACCTCACCGAATGGCCAGCTATGAACCTCACTTGGATCCACACTACTCCAATTTGCAATCCCCCTCTCAGTTCCCCAGGTACCATCTCCTTTAGCCATGGTCCTTTAGGCACTGGAACCAGCATTGGTGTCATTCTTTTCCTCCAGCATGGAGTACAGCCCTTGACTTACTCAGCCCCAATCACTCCAGTTCCATCTACAACAGCATCTCCTGTCATCCCTGGTAATCATCAGAAACTATCTGTAGAGGGGTCTCATTATCACAATTTGCTAGTAACTCTGCCATCAAACTGTAGCTgtgccccttcccctcctggtCTACCCACCTTGACCAGAGAGATGACCACAGGACAGCTGGAACAGATGAGAGGCCATCCTCCAGTTGCTCCTGCTGTCCATCCTCTAGACCCCTAA
- the CIART gene encoding circadian-associated transcriptional repressor isoform X2, whose translation MDSPSSVSSYSSYSLSSSFSTSPVNSDFGSPSDSEGEDKWAHGPKPDTVGQKEGSRPSPGPIRCRQRPKVSSNQHIASHLEQRGLASSMSGSGVKRSRDGELETCINIQGCTTEGDLLFAQKCKELQGFIPPLTDLLKGLKMGRFERGLSTFQQSVAMDRIQRILGVLKKPQMGERYLGTLLQVEGMLKTWFPHIAAQKSSLGSSRHQLTKYFPSHHSYPAASSPAPSMEKMDQSQLGQLVLKPKQSWHLTEWPAMNLTWIHTTPICNPPLSSPGTISFSHGPLGTGTSIGVILFLQHGVQPLTYSAPITPVPSTTASPVIPGNHQKLSVEGSHYHNLLVTLPSNCSCAPSPPGLPTLTREMTTGQLEQMRGHPPVAPAVHPLDP comes from the exons ATGGATTCTCCATCTAGCGTTTCTTCCTATTCTTCCTACTCTCTTTCGTCCTCTTTTTCCACCTCCCCAGTGAACAGTGACTTTGGCTCCCCCTCCGATAGTGAGGGGGAGGACAAGTGGGCTCATGGCCCCAAGCCAGACACTGTTGGGCAGAAGGAAGGTTCTCGGCCCAGCCCTGGTCCTATCCGCTGCAGGCAACGACCCAAGGTTTCCAGTAACCAACATATAGCATCTCACTTGGAACAGCGGGGCTTGGCTTCTTCTATGTCAGGATCTGGGGTCAAAAGATCAAGAGATGGTGAATTGGAGACCTGTATAAACATCCAGGGTTGTACCACAGAAGGAGACCTGCTCTTTGCTCAGAAG TGTAAAGAGCTCCAAGGATTCATACCCCCTCTCACAGACCTACTGAAGGGGCTGAAGATGGGTCGATTTGAGAGAG GATTGAGCACTTTCCAGCAGAGCGTGGCAATGGACAGGATCCAGCGTATCTTAGGAGTTTTGAAGAAGCCACAGATGGG AGAGCGTTATCTAGGAACTCTGTTACAGGTGGAAGGAATGTTAAAGACTTGGTTTCCTCATATAGCTGCCCAGAAGTCATCATTGGGTAGTAGCAGGCACCAGCTGACCAAG TATTTTCCAAGCCACCACAGTTATCCAGCTGCTTCCTCTCCTGCACCTTCCATGGAAAAGATGGACCAGTCACAGCTAGGACAGCTAGTATTAAAACCAAAGCAGTCTTGGCACCTCACCGAATGGCCAGCTATGAACCTCACTTGGATCCACACTACTCCAATTTGCAATCCCCCTCTCAGTTCCCCAGGTACCATCTCCTTTAGCCATGGTCCTTTAGGCACTGGAACCAGCATTGGTGTCATTCTTTTCCTCCAGCATGGAGTACAGCCCTTGACTTACTCAGCCCCAATCACTCCAGTTCCATCTACAACAGCATCTCCTGTCATCCCTGGTAATCATCAGAAACTATCTGTAGAGGGGTCTCATTATCACAATTTGCTAGTAACTCTGCCATCAAACTGTAGCTgtgccccttcccctcctggtCTACCCACCTTGACCAGAGAGATGACCACAGGACAGCTGGAACAGATGAGAGGCCATCCTCCAGTTGCTCCTGCTGTCCATCCTCTAGACCCCTAA
- the CIART gene encoding circadian-associated transcriptional repressor isoform X3, producing the protein MSGSGVKRSRDGELETCINIQGCTTEGDLLFAQKCKELQGFIPPLTDLLKGLKMGRFERGLSTFQQSVAMDRIQRILGVLKKPQMGERYLGTLLQVEGMLKTWFPHIAAQKSSLGSSRHQLTKYFPSHHSYPAASSPAPSMEKMDQSQLGQLVLKPKQSWHLTEWPAMNLTWIHTTPICNPPLSSPGTISFSHGPLGTGTSIGVILFLQHGVQPLTYSAPITPVPSTTASPVIPGNHQKLSVEGSHYHNLLVTLPSNCSCAPSPPGLPTLTREMTTGQLEQMRGHPPVAPAVHPLDP; encoded by the exons ATGTCAGGATCTGGGGTCAAAAGATCAAGAGATGGTGAATTGGAGACCTGTATAAACATCCAGGGTTGTACCACAGAAGGAGACCTGCTCTTTGCTCAGAAG TGTAAAGAGCTCCAAGGATTCATACCCCCTCTCACAGACCTACTGAAGGGGCTGAAGATGGGTCGATTTGAGAGAG GATTGAGCACTTTCCAGCAGAGCGTGGCAATGGACAGGATCCAGCGTATCTTAGGAGTTTTGAAGAAGCCACAGATGGG AGAGCGTTATCTAGGAACTCTGTTACAGGTGGAAGGAATGTTAAAGACTTGGTTTCCTCATATAGCTGCCCAGAAGTCATCATTGGGTAGTAGCAGGCACCAGCTGACCAAG TATTTTCCAAGCCACCACAGTTATCCAGCTGCTTCCTCTCCTGCACCTTCCATGGAAAAGATGGACCAGTCACAGCTAGGACAGCTAGTATTAAAACCAAAGCAGTCTTGGCACCTCACCGAATGGCCAGCTATGAACCTCACTTGGATCCACACTACTCCAATTTGCAATCCCCCTCTCAGTTCCCCAGGTACCATCTCCTTTAGCCATGGTCCTTTAGGCACTGGAACCAGCATTGGTGTCATTCTTTTCCTCCAGCATGGAGTACAGCCCTTGACTTACTCAGCCCCAATCACTCCAGTTCCATCTACAACAGCATCTCCTGTCATCCCTGGTAATCATCAGAAACTATCTGTAGAGGGGTCTCATTATCACAATTTGCTAGTAACTCTGCCATCAAACTGTAGCTgtgccccttcccctcctggtCTACCCACCTTGACCAGAGAGATGACCACAGGACAGCTGGAACAGATGAGAGGCCATCCTCCAGTTGCTCCTGCTGTCCATCCTCTAGACCCCTAA
- the MRPS21 gene encoding 28S ribosomal protein S21, mitochondrial, with protein MAKHLKFIARTVMVQEGNVEGAYRTLNRILTMDGLIEDIKRRRYYEKPCRRRQRESYETCRRIYNMEMARKINFLMRKNRADPWQGC; from the exons ATGGCAAAACATCTGAAGTTCATTGCCAGGACTGTGATGGTACAAGAAGGGAACGTGGAAGGTGCATACAGGACTCTAAACAG AATCCTTACCATGGATGGGCTCATTGAGGACATAAAGCGACGGCGGTATTATGAGAAGCCTTGCCGTCGGCGACAGAGGGAAAGCTATGAAACCTGCCGGCGGATCTACAACATGGAAATGGCTCGCAAGATCAACTTCTTGATGCGAAAGAATCGGGCGGATCCATGGCAGGGCTGCTGA